One genomic region from Flagellimonas oceani encodes:
- a CDS encoding UDP-glucose dehydrogenase family protein — MNLTVIGTGYVGLVSGTCFAEMGNTVTCIDVDENKIKGLKKGIIPIYEPGLEPMVKRNIENNTLLFSTSLKDNLNQCDVAFIAVGTPMGEDGSADLKYVLQVAKEIGEHMSTPLIVVDKSTVPVGTADKVRETIAKELKKRNADIEFHVVSNPEFLKEGDAINDFLKPDRVVVGSDDDSATKIMRNLYSPFFRSSMDRLITMDVRSAEMTKYVANAMLATKISFMNEVANICELVDADVNKVRIGIGSDSRIGYSFIYPGSGYGGSCFPKDVKALKRTAEEHGYTPELIKAVEDVNDRQKFVIAKKVTEKYGEDLSGLTFAVWGLSFKPGTDDMREAPAIYIIKELTKRGAKINAYDPKAMDEAQHFYLKDVPNITYFTAKYAALENADAMILLTEWKEFRAPDFGELKKLLKSAVIFDGRNQYDHDKLKSMEFEYYQIGKKS, encoded by the coding sequence ATGAATTTAACAGTAATCGGAACCGGATATGTTGGCTTGGTAAGTGGAACCTGTTTTGCCGAAATGGGAAACACGGTCACCTGCATAGATGTAGATGAAAATAAGATAAAAGGGCTTAAAAAAGGAATTATTCCCATCTATGAGCCTGGTTTGGAGCCCATGGTAAAAAGAAACATTGAAAACAATACCCTTCTTTTCAGCACGAGCCTTAAAGACAATTTAAATCAATGTGATGTTGCTTTCATAGCCGTTGGTACACCAATGGGCGAAGACGGTTCGGCAGACCTTAAATATGTACTGCAGGTTGCCAAAGAAATTGGTGAACACATGTCCACTCCCCTTATCGTCGTGGATAAATCCACCGTGCCCGTGGGAACGGCGGACAAAGTTCGGGAGACCATTGCAAAAGAGCTAAAGAAAAGAAATGCCGATATTGAATTCCATGTAGTCTCCAATCCCGAATTTTTAAAGGAAGGTGATGCTATAAATGATTTTCTGAAACCGGACAGAGTTGTTGTTGGTTCGGATGATGATAGTGCCACTAAGATAATGCGCAACCTCTATTCCCCATTTTTTAGGAGCAGTATGGATCGTTTGATCACTATGGATGTAAGGTCTGCGGAGATGACCAAGTATGTGGCAAATGCCATGTTGGCCACCAAGATCTCATTCATGAACGAGGTTGCCAATATATGTGAACTGGTAGATGCGGATGTGAATAAGGTCAGAATAGGGATTGGCTCCGATAGCCGTATCGGATACAGCTTTATATACCCAGGAAGCGGATACGGAGGCTCATGCTTCCCAAAAGATGTGAAAGCACTCAAAAGAACAGCGGAAGAGCACGGTTATACCCCAGAACTCATCAAAGCTGTGGAAGATGTCAACGACCGTCAAAAATTTGTCATCGCAAAAAAGGTAACGGAAAAATATGGTGAAGACTTAAGCGGATTGACTTTTGCCGTTTGGGGGCTTTCCTTCAAACCGGGAACCGACGATATGCGTGAAGCTCCTGCAATATATATTATAAAGGAGTTGACCAAAAGAGGGGCCAAAATCAATGCATATGACCCAAAAGCAATGGACGAAGCACAACATTTTTATCTTAAGGACGTGCCGAACATCACTTATTTTACGGCAAAATATGCAGCCTTGGAAAATGCAGATGCTATGATTTTACTTACTGAATGGAAAGAGTTTAGGGCACCGGACTTTGGTGAACTAAAGAAATTGCTGAAATCAGCAGTCATTTTTGATGGTAGAAACCAGTACGATCATGACAAGTTAAAATCTATGGAGTTCGAATACTATCAAATAGGCAAGAAATCCTGA
- the murJ gene encoding murein biosynthesis integral membrane protein MurJ, with translation MRSIIQKVNGGLKNKLIKNIILVGGITFGVKVLSFFKETEVAASFGLSIFLDTFLIAILIPNFIQQVFIGSLNSLFIPNYIIEEKSSKQLGSFQSVSLISILGIVTILCVVTLVFSQFFLESVFPDHTMEYYQLVRNQIYIVLPCIFFWGFASFGNALLEIEGHFFLSKITLAYPPLVTLLSLFYFRDFFGDYVLAYSMLIGSVLSFSHLIFFVWRKKLITISKIEINQNIREMMRQYPPKVTSGLLTGINPFVDQFFAAQLAIGSIAAINYGIKIPSFIISIVMVALSNVLLPHFSRAIATNLEKAFKQLKKLWGVTFLGALVICALLIFFSSDIIALFFERKEFTSEDTVIVSKIQIIFLLHVPFYLCTLITVRFLTALNKNKFMAWLSFFNLILNLVLNFIFIKYFEVYGLVLSTTIVYIIASFFYVGYAIRLSKKEVGNS, from the coding sequence ATGAGGAGCATTATCCAAAAAGTAAACGGCGGATTAAAAAACAAACTGATCAAAAATATTATTTTGGTCGGAGGTATCACCTTTGGTGTAAAAGTATTATCCTTTTTTAAGGAAACAGAAGTAGCGGCTTCTTTTGGACTTTCAATTTTTCTCGACACCTTTTTGATTGCCATTTTAATCCCAAACTTTATCCAACAGGTATTTATTGGGTCATTAAATAGTCTTTTTATACCTAATTATATAATTGAGGAGAAGAGCTCAAAACAATTAGGTTCGTTTCAAAGCGTATCCCTCATTTCCATACTGGGTATAGTAACTATCCTCTGTGTAGTGACTTTGGTTTTTTCCCAGTTTTTTTTGGAGAGCGTTTTTCCGGATCATACCATGGAATACTACCAATTGGTCAGAAATCAAATATATATTGTATTGCCCTGTATTTTTTTCTGGGGCTTTGCAAGTTTTGGAAACGCACTCCTGGAGATTGAAGGACACTTTTTCTTGTCCAAAATAACATTGGCGTATCCCCCGTTGGTAACACTTTTATCCTTGTTCTACTTTAGGGATTTTTTTGGTGATTATGTTTTGGCCTATTCCATGTTGATAGGCAGTGTACTTAGCTTTTCGCATTTGATTTTTTTTGTATGGCGCAAAAAACTAATTACAATTTCAAAAATTGAAATTAATCAGAACATTCGTGAGATGATGAGGCAGTATCCCCCAAAGGTAACATCGGGACTGTTAACAGGGATAAATCCTTTTGTTGACCAATTCTTTGCCGCTCAACTTGCCATAGGTTCTATCGCAGCGATCAATTACGGTATTAAAATTCCTTCTTTTATCATAAGCATAGTAATGGTTGCATTGAGCAATGTCCTTTTGCCACATTTTTCAAGAGCCATCGCCACTAATTTGGAAAAAGCGTTTAAACAGTTAAAAAAGCTTTGGGGGGTTACATTTCTGGGGGCATTGGTAATTTGTGCACTACTAATATTTTTTAGCAGCGACATTATAGCATTGTTTTTTGAGCGCAAAGAATTTACCAGCGAAGACACCGTGATTGTTTCCAAAATTCAAATAATATTTTTGCTCCATGTACCGTTTTACCTTTGTACGTTGATCACTGTTAGATTTCTTACGGCTTTGAACAAAAACAAGTTCATGGCTTGGTTATCCTTTTTTAACCTAATATTGAATCTTGTCCTAAATTTTATCTTTATAAAGTATTTCGAAGTATATGGTTTGGTCTTGAGCACCACCATTGTTTACATTATAGCGAGCTTTTTCTATGTAGGTTATGCAATACGATTGAGCAAAAAAGAAGTTGGCAACTCTTAA